One genomic segment of Fusobacterium nucleatum includes these proteins:
- a CDS encoding ABC transporter substrate-binding protein yields MRNKKLGIIGIFVLCLLFLVACNKEKEEMAKPEEKEVVLRLEGGDFGYPNPFRHQNRGPGFFKMELIYDSLLEKDENGLIPWLAKEWEVSEDGKTFTFTLVDGAKWHDGKDLTAEDVAFTVEYFKKHPPVRGGLMLNGEYLMDTVSVDGNKVIIHTVDYTPVALEKIGSMRIIPKHIWEKVDDPEKFSGEGDIVGSGPYKLVAYNSEQGSYKMEKNNEFWGLEPAATAIEWIPVSDKVLAFQNGEIDITVIPVDLLKNFENNKEFKIVKNFGLHNYRLYFNFDRVPALQDKDVRQAIAYAIDRKELIDKLERGSGLEGSQGYLPPTHPMYNKNLPAYSYNVEKAKELMKGKTFEVELLVGNSPKEVKMAELIKIRLEEIGISVKVVSIDSKARDSKVRDKDYQIAIMKYGGMGADPDMLREIYSSKSKKGELAGYHNEALDELLSQQSTERDVEKRKELIYKIQEVLAEEIPMLLLYGEIENTVYRPEKYDYWTTRYDHTKLDHPKLSYIIRPKK; encoded by the coding sequence GTGAGAAATAAAAAGTTAGGTATTATAGGAATTTTTGTTTTATGTTTACTTTTTTTAGTTGCTTGCAATAAAGAAAAAGAAGAAATGGCAAAGCCAGAAGAAAAGGAAGTAGTTCTTAGATTAGAGGGAGGAGATTTTGGCTATCCAAATCCATTTAGACACCAAAATAGAGGACCAGGATTTTTCAAAATGGAGTTAATTTATGATTCATTATTAGAAAAAGATGAGAATGGATTAATTCCTTGGCTAGCAAAAGAATGGGAAGTAAGTGAAGATGGAAAAACTTTTACATTTACTTTGGTAGATGGCGCAAAATGGCATGATGGAAAAGATTTAACAGCGGAAGATGTAGCTTTTACTGTGGAATATTTTAAAAAGCATCCACCAGTAAGAGGAGGACTTATGTTAAATGGAGAGTACTTAATGGATACAGTTTCTGTTGATGGAAATAAAGTTATAATTCATACAGTGGACTATACACCAGTAGCACTTGAAAAAATTGGTAGTATGAGGATAATTCCAAAACATATTTGGGAGAAAGTAGATGACCCAGAAAAATTTTCAGGAGAAGGAGATATTGTGGGGTCAGGTCCATATAAATTAGTGGCATATAATTCAGAACAAGGTTCATATAAAATGGAAAAGAATAATGAATTTTGGGGATTAGAACCAGCTGCAACAGCAATAGAATGGATACCAGTCAGTGATAAAGTTTTAGCATTTCAAAATGGAGAAATTGATATTACAGTAATTCCTGTTGACTTATTGAAAAATTTTGAAAATAACAAAGAATTTAAAATTGTTAAAAATTTTGGTTTACATAATTACAGATTATATTTTAATTTTGATAGAGTCCCAGCTTTACAAGATAAAGATGTAAGACAAGCAATTGCCTATGCTATTGATAGAAAAGAATTAATTGATAAATTGGAAAGAGGTTCAGGTTTAGAGGGAAGTCAAGGCTACTTACCACCAACTCATCCAATGTATAATAAAAATCTTCCAGCTTATTCTTATAATGTAGAAAAAGCAAAAGAGCTTATGAAAGGTAAAACTTTTGAAGTGGAACTATTGGTAGGAAATAGTCCTAAGGAAGTAAAAATGGCAGAGCTTATAAAAATAAGATTAGAAGAAATTGGAATTTCAGTAAAAGTAGTAAGTATTGATAGTAAAGCAAGAGATAGCAAAGTAAGAGATAAAGATTATCAAATAGCAATTATGAAGTATGGGGGAATGGGAGCAGATCCAGATATGTTAAGAGAAATATATTCATCTAAATCAAAAAAAGGAGAATTAGCAGGCTATCATAATGAGGCCTTAGATGAATTATTATCTCAACAATCAACAGAAAGAGATGTTGAAAAAAGAAAAGAATTGATATACAAAATTCAAGAAGTTTTAGCAGAAGAAATTCCAATGCTTTTATTATATGGAGAAATTGAAAATACAGTTTATAGACCAGAAAAATATGATTATTGGACAACTAGATATGACCATACTAAACTAGATCATCCTAAATTATCATATATAATAAGACCAAAGAAATGA
- a CDS encoding ABC transporter permease translates to MKKKYIVLFFILLTIHFILPRIMKADPFVFLSSDGTEVASYTEEEILKYKQYYGLDMPLWRQYLNYLLGIFTGNLGYSIYFKEKVTTLIFSRLVWTAGIVIFSLCISSVFGLFLGSFSAWNYQRKIDTILYQGMVIISEIPSFLTANMILMFFIIKWRILPTAGGITPFIKIEFSWNFILDIIKHAILPSLTLTFLRLPDFYFVSRSAMLQQIQKKYVETAQAKSLEDIYILMRHCLPNAINPIMTRFLLSIQTMFNATLIVENVFKYPGIGKLIRDAVFYRDYLLLQGVFLVITIFILSISLLGENFYQTIEKRKEL, encoded by the coding sequence ATGAAAAAGAAATATATAGTTTTATTTTTTATATTATTAACAATACATTTTATACTGCCTCGTATAATGAAAGCTGATCCTTTTGTATTTTTATCTTCAGATGGGACAGAAGTTGCAAGTTATACAGAAGAAGAAATTTTAAAATATAAACAGTATTATGGATTAGATATGCCATTATGGAGGCAGTATTTGAATTATCTTTTAGGTATTTTTACAGGAAATTTAGGATATAGCATTTATTTTAAAGAAAAAGTAACAACCTTAATATTTAGTCGTTTAGTATGGACAGCAGGAATAGTAATTTTTTCATTATGTATTAGTTCAGTTTTTGGTTTATTTTTGGGAAGTTTTTCTGCATGGAATTATCAAAGAAAGATAGATACAATCCTTTATCAAGGAATGGTTATCATATCTGAAATTCCAAGTTTTTTGACTGCAAATATGATATTGATGTTTTTTATCATAAAATGGAGAATTTTACCAACAGCTGGTGGAATAACTCCGTTTATAAAAATCGAATTTTCTTGGAACTTTATTTTAGATATTATAAAACATGCAATTTTACCAAGTTTAACCTTAACTTTTTTAAGACTTCCAGATTTTTATTTTGTCAGCAGAAGTGCTATGCTTCAACAAATTCAAAAAAAATATGTAGAAACAGCTCAAGCAAAATCATTGGAAGATATTTATATCTTGATGAGGCATTGTTTACCTAATGCAATAAATCCGATAATGACTAGATTTTTACTTAGTATACAGACAATGTTTAATGCAACATTGATAGTAGAAAATGTGTTTAAATATCCAGGAATTGGTAAATTAATAAGAGATGCTGTTTTTTACAGAGATTATTTGCTGTTACAAGGAGTTTTTTTAGTTATCACAATTTTTATTTTAAGTATAAGCCTTTTAGGTGAAAATTTTTATCAAACAATAGAAAAGAGGAAAGAATTATGA
- a CDS encoding ABC transporter permease, whose amino-acid sequence MRIKEINLKLSYIFLFIILILAILPYFSFLKSGTVPSGAALVPPSKEHWFGTDDLGIDIFSEICYGAKSTIILSCLSALFAAVGGSIIGMVAGYFGGIFDEILLGIIDFFISIPDLLLMVVLGTFLGPSLKNIIFSIVLVSWIMPAKITRSQILRMKQENYVKIAKIYGAGFIHLFLWHFWKPFFSIIMMSVIKLMNRAILAEAALSYLGLGDPLSKSWGMIITRAMDFPNIYLTEFWKWWLVYPVIFMVLMVLSIAIIGQKIERKIGGVYRIQ is encoded by the coding sequence ATGAGGATAAAGGAAATAAATTTAAAATTATCTTATATTTTTTTGTTTATTATACTAATTCTTGCAATTCTTCCCTATTTTTCTTTTTTAAAATCTGGAACAGTGCCTAGTGGAGCAGCATTAGTACCTCCCTCTAAGGAACACTGGTTTGGAACAGATGATTTAGGAATAGATATTTTTTCTGAAATTTGCTATGGGGCAAAAAGTACTATTATTTTATCTTGTTTAAGTGCTTTATTTGCAGCTGTTGGTGGAAGTATTATAGGAATGGTAGCAGGATATTTTGGAGGTATTTTTGATGAAATTCTCTTAGGAATAATAGATTTTTTTATCAGTATTCCTGATTTACTTCTTATGGTAGTCTTAGGAACTTTTTTAGGTCCAAGTTTAAAAAATATTATTTTTTCCATAGTTTTAGTTTCGTGGATTATGCCAGCTAAAATCACAAGAAGCCAAATTTTAAGAATGAAGCAAGAAAATTATGTAAAAATAGCAAAAATTTATGGTGCAGGTTTTATTCATCTTTTTTTATGGCACTTTTGGAAACCATTTTTTTCTATTATTATGATGAGTGTAATAAAACTTATGAATAGAGCTATTTTAGCAGAAGCTGCCTTGTCATATTTAGGATTAGGGGATCCATTATCTAAAAGTTGGGGAATGATTATAACAAGAGCTATGGATTTTCCTAATATATATCTCACAGAATTTTGGAAATGGTGGTTAGTATATCCTGTAATATTTATGGTTCTTATGGTTTTATCCATTGCTATTATTGGTCAAAAAATAGAAAGAAAAATTGGAGGAGTATACAGAATACAATGA
- a CDS encoding ABC transporter ATP-binding protein, with protein MTEILRVENLTITYYSHSGSSQIGVKNINFSLNEGEIYGVVGESGSGKSTMLLAIMGLLYEKAKIEGKIYFKGKEIQNLNKKEMKEVCFKEIGLIFQNQMEFLNPSLTIEKQILEILRKKFSDKNELQKKLDEVLEMVGLELKNKKKYPHELSGGMRQRVFIAMGICLNPPLLLIDEPTTALEEESKKNILNLLKDIKRKYNTTMLIISHDFEVIEYLTEKVLILLRGNLIEKGRTEKILEEPKHPYTFALLQSSTFLNPWKDLWGIREEEDEKYPCPFYKRCTQKVEACLTYIPYLKSNIEEGVACYKNGIEKLLVLKNIRKLFKTSEQKVEAVRDCSLRVRQGEIVALLGKSGSGKTTILRIIAGLLSKDAGEIYFFQEKIEKNNLIAKEKCLQIIEQDPFSSMNPSLTVEEIIAEPTVILHKKNLALCKEIVVENLKKVGLETNYNFLKKQANELSGGQRQKVAIARALSMEPKLLLADEISSMLDESGKLNIMRLLKQLQHNIGFSVLLVTHDITLAKKVADYIYYMDSGCIIEEGSVRKIFCKKGK; from the coding sequence ATGACAGAAATATTAAGAGTTGAAAATTTAACAATAACATATTACTCACATTCTGGTTCTTCTCAAATAGGAGTAAAAAATATAAATTTTTCTTTAAATGAAGGTGAGATATATGGCGTTGTTGGAGAATCAGGAAGTGGAAAAAGCACAATGTTATTAGCTATTATGGGATTGTTATATGAAAAAGCAAAAATAGAAGGAAAAATTTATTTTAAAGGAAAAGAAATACAAAACCTAAATAAAAAAGAAATGAAGGAAGTTTGTTTTAAAGAAATAGGATTAATTTTTCAAAATCAAATGGAATTTTTAAATCCCTCTTTAACGATTGAAAAACAAATTTTAGAGATATTAAGGAAAAAATTTTCAGATAAGAATGAATTACAAAAAAAATTAGATGAAGTTCTTGAAATGGTTGGTTTAGAATTAAAAAACAAGAAAAAATATCCACATGAACTTTCTGGTGGAATGAGGCAAAGAGTTTTTATTGCAATGGGAATTTGTCTGAATCCTCCTTTGCTTTTAATTGATGAGCCAACTACTGCCTTAGAAGAAGAATCCAAAAAGAATATTTTAAATCTTTTAAAAGATATAAAAAGAAAATACAATACTACAATGTTAATTATTTCACATGACTTTGAAGTTATAGAGTATTTGACAGAAAAGGTATTAATCTTATTGAGAGGAAATCTTATAGAAAAAGGAAGAACAGAAAAAATATTAGAAGAGCCAAAACATCCTTATACTTTTGCTTTGTTACAGTCCAGTACCTTTTTAAATCCTTGGAAAGATTTATGGGGAATTAGGGAAGAAGAGGATGAGAAATATCCCTGTCCTTTCTATAAAAGATGTACACAGAAAGTAGAGGCTTGTTTAACTTATATTCCATATTTAAAATCAAACATTGAAGAGGGAGTTGCTTGTTATAAAAATGGAATAGAAAAACTTCTAGTATTAAAAAATATAAGAAAGTTATTTAAAACTTCTGAACAGAAAGTGGAAGCTGTAAGAGATTGTTCACTTCGTGTTAGACAGGGAGAAATTGTTGCTTTATTAGGAAAATCAGGTTCTGGAAAAACTACTATTTTAAGGATAATAGCAGGACTTTTATCCAAAGATGCAGGAGAAATATATTTTTTTCAGGAAAAAATTGAAAAGAATAATTTAATAGCCAAAGAAAAATGTTTGCAGATTATAGAACAAGATCCATTTTCTTCCATGAATCCCTCTCTTACAGTGGAAGAAATTATAGCTGAACCAACAGTCATTTTGCATAAAAAAAATTTAGCTTTGTGTAAAGAAATTGTAGTAGAAAATTTAAAGAAAGTTGGTTTGGAAACAAATTATAATTTTTTAAAAAAGCAAGCAAATGAGCTTTCAGGTGGGCAAAGACAAAAAGTAGCAATAGCAAGAGCATTATCTATGGAACCTAAATTACTCTTAGCAGATGAGATTAGTTCTATGTTAGATGAATCTGGAAAATTAAATATTATGAGATTATTGAAGCAACTTCAACATAATATAGGATTTTCTGTACTTTTAGTTACACATGATATAACTCTTGCTAAAAAAGTTGCAGATTATATTTACTATATGGACTCTGGGTGTATAATAGAAGAAGGAAGTGTAAGAAAAATTTTTTGTAAAAAGGGGAAATGA
- a CDS encoding PadR family transcriptional regulator, whose translation MNINERSKFKHLTAFILVLLAEKDHSPREVQQLLLGDFPGFTRDMSTVYRCLSSLEKEGLVEVNWHLPDGGAAKKIYSLTEKGWEALYEWKEDIAIRKRNFEVFLKKIESLIEGEK comes from the coding sequence ATGAATATTAATGAAAGATCTAAATTTAAGCATTTAACTGCTTTTATTTTAGTACTATTAGCTGAAAAAGACCACAGTCCAAGAGAAGTCCAACAATTACTTTTAGGTGACTTTCCAGGATTTACCAGAGATATGTCAACAGTATATCGTTGTCTTAGTAGTTTAGAAAAAGAAGGATTAGTTGAAGTAAATTGGCATTTACCTGATGGAGGAGCAGCTAAAAAAATATATAGTTTAACAGAAAAAGGCTGGGAAGCCTTGTACGAATGGAAAGAAGACATTGCAATTAGAAAGAGAAATTTTGAAGTCTTTTTAAAAAAAATTGAAAGTTTAATAGAAGGAGAAAAATGA